The following are from one region of the Corylus avellana chromosome ca1, CavTom2PMs-1.0 genome:
- the LOC132186286 gene encoding uncharacterized protein LOC132186286, whose amino-acid sequence MSIDQLMGSLQAHEERLNKKKQEPMEQVLATKLFVKEKEEEQERSQRGQRQGHGRGRGRRRGRGPRNWNNYEERCQASRGRGRENNWKQYGRRYDKSQVKCYNCQKYGHYAWECRSDANNVEEEANYVENKEAGSTLLLAYKGEERGEKNSWYLDNAASNHICGYKNKFVELDESVSGNVTFGDLSKVPIKGKYYEPIGFEEAVKDEN is encoded by the exons ATGAGTATTGATCAACTTATGGGATCTCTTCAAGCCCATGAAGAAAGGCTCAACAAGAAGAAGCAAGAGCCAATGGAGCAAGTTCTAGCTACAAAACTCTTTGtcaaagagaaggaagaagagcaAGAAAGGAGTCAAAGAGGACAACGACAAGGACACGGTCGTGGCCGTGgcagaagaagaggaagaggcccACGTAATTGGAACAATTATGAAGAAAGATGTCAAGCATCAAGAGGACGAGGACgagaaaataattggaagcaatatggaagaaggtatgATAAATCTCAAGTTAAATGTTATAATTGCCAAAAATATGGTCATTATGCTTGGGAATGTAGAAGTGATGCTAACAATGTTGAAGAGGAAGCCAATTATGTTGAAAACAAGGAAGCGGGGTCTACTTTGTTGCTTGCTtataaaggagaagaaagaggagagaagaaCTCATGGTATCTTGACAACGCGGCAAGCAACCATATATGTGGATACAAAAACAAGTTTGTCGAGCTTGATGAATCGGTGAGCGGGAATGTTACTTTTGGAGACTTGTCAAAAGTtccaataaaaggaaaat ATTATGAGCCAATAGGTTTTGAAGAAGCGGTGAAAGatgaaaattga